The Methanobacterium sp. BAmetb5 genome includes a region encoding these proteins:
- a CDS encoding HEAT repeat domain-containing protein, producing MDSEVNIEYLEEEKDVEGLVKALKDQDYLTRKEAARALKKVGDERAVLPLIEALRYKTWHSDYIVLSAVRENSAEALGKIGDPRAIPSLIDSMEGDPDEEVRLKAAWALGEIGDPLAVDALISALEDNNWSVRRTAANSLGIIGDNTAVPYLINALEDSDWHVRKYAAVALGKMRDERAIPVLLESLDDEDADVRWKSMLALGKIGDSAVPALIKTLKNKNWRMRAKAVEVLGKIGSEDALFALIEVLSKPIDKNRHVRGKTAEALGRIGDARGLEVLRNAQRDEYKYVRDQADIAIQKILKPKKEVRILNYDNGEVSLDYSDHWEMVSTSDAKKVLRGLYANNSITLSLNRNTDVGEITSREFAEMLKDVFRIQGSEVMDERGFEKYDMEIYEIYGENHEVTPTSILIVSFKKANLLYYLWFVGDPVAFQEANEDIKLMVDSFYIYG from the coding sequence ATGGATTCTGAAGTGAATATCGAATATCTGGAAGAAGAGAAAGATGTGGAGGGTTTGGTAAAAGCCCTTAAAGATCAGGATTATCTCACCAGGAAAGAAGCAGCCCGTGCTTTGAAAAAGGTAGGTGATGAAAGGGCCGTACTCCCCCTTATTGAAGCTCTGCGCTATAAAACCTGGCACTCAGACTACATCGTCCTGAGTGCAGTCCGGGAAAATTCAGCAGAAGCCCTGGGAAAAATAGGCGACCCCCGTGCAATTCCTTCCCTCATTGATTCCATGGAAGGAGATCCGGATGAAGAAGTCCGGTTAAAGGCAGCCTGGGCCCTGGGAGAAATAGGAGACCCCCTAGCAGTTGATGCCTTGATTTCTGCCCTGGAAGATAACAATTGGAGTGTCAGGAGGACTGCTGCCAATTCTCTGGGGATCATTGGTGATAATACCGCTGTGCCCTATCTTATCAATGCCCTGGAAGATAGTGACTGGCATGTGCGGAAATATGCCGCAGTGGCTTTGGGGAAAATGAGAGATGAACGGGCCATTCCTGTTCTTCTGGAATCATTGGATGATGAGGATGCTGATGTGCGGTGGAAGTCCATGCTGGCCCTGGGAAAAATAGGTGACAGCGCAGTCCCCGCCCTTATAAAAACACTTAAAAACAAAAACTGGAGAATGAGAGCCAAGGCAGTGGAAGTCCTGGGGAAAATCGGGAGTGAAGATGCTCTCTTTGCATTAATAGAAGTTCTTTCAAAACCCATTGATAAAAATCGCCATGTGCGGGGTAAAACTGCCGAAGCACTGGGAAGAATCGGCGATGCCCGGGGACTAGAAGTTCTGAGGAATGCTCAAAGGGATGAATACAAATATGTACGGGATCAGGCTGATATAGCCATCCAAAAAATTCTCAAACCCAAAAAAGAAGTTCGAATTTTAAATTATGATAATGGAGAGGTATCCTTAGATTATTCTGATCACTGGGAAATGGTGAGTACCTCGGATGCCAAGAAGGTGCTCCGTGGTCTGTATGCCAACAACTCCATAACTTTATCTCTTAACCGTAACACTGATGTAGGGGAAATAACATCCCGTGAATTTGCAGAAATGCTCAAGGATGTGTTCCGTATTCAGGGTAGTGAAGTAATGGATGAACGGGGCTTTGAAAAGTATGATATGGAGATATATGAGATATACGGTGAGAACCACGAGGTAACCCCCACCAGTATACTGATTGTTTCCTTTAAAAAGGCAAATTTACTGTACTACCTGTGGTTCGTGGGAGATCCCGTCGCCTTCCAGGAAGCCAACGAGGATATAAAACTAATGGTGGACAGTTTCTACATATACGGTTAA
- the acsC gene encoding acetyl-CoA decarbonylase/synthase complex subunit gamma, producing MQVTAMDIYRLLPQTNCEDCEEAACGEASCMAFATKLSEKEAQLEICTELSSEAFDKLETLLAPAVKEITIGTGDKTITIGGDEVLYRYELTYYNPTSLIIDISDNISDAEFAERVKVIEETEFERIGEMLTLDAIALRNASGNAEKFAEAALKLKKSKLPLVLCSFDPDAMKAALEKVGDERPLIYAVNESNLEEMAALAMEYNCPVAIFSPNDLEKMKQLSRALRNKGIEDIVLDPGTFVQEGIGDTLDNFVMIRRLAVEERDEDFRFPLMGIPALTWIYEKDEVQGGIREATIAATLMNKYADLLIFHGTNIWELIPVLTLRQGIYTDPRKPQAVDPGLYEFGELDKNSPVLMTTNFALTFYTVEGDIKGKANAYLLVLDTEGRAVDVSLAGGQLNAEAVADLIKETGIEDKVDTRTLIIPGLSAPVSGEIEDESGWEVLVGPRDSSGVPGFLEELKEKS from the coding sequence ATGCAAGTCACGGCAATGGATATATACAGATTGCTTCCCCAGACTAACTGTGAAGACTGTGAAGAAGCTGCCTGTGGAGAGGCCTCCTGCATGGCCTTTGCCACCAAATTATCGGAAAAAGAAGCCCAACTGGAAATATGCACCGAATTATCATCCGAGGCTTTCGACAAACTGGAAACCCTGCTGGCACCAGCAGTAAAGGAGATAACCATAGGAACCGGTGATAAAACCATCACCATTGGTGGGGATGAAGTACTGTACCGCTACGAGTTAACCTACTACAACCCCACCTCCCTGATCATTGACATTTCCGACAACATCAGTGATGCTGAGTTCGCAGAAAGGGTAAAGGTCATAGAGGAAACAGAATTTGAAAGGATCGGTGAAATGCTCACCCTCGATGCTATCGCCCTGAGAAATGCATCCGGAAATGCTGAAAAATTCGCCGAAGCTGCTTTGAAACTTAAAAAATCCAAACTACCCCTGGTGCTGTGTTCATTCGACCCAGATGCCATGAAAGCCGCTTTAGAAAAGGTAGGAGACGAAAGACCTTTAATATACGCGGTAAATGAATCTAATCTGGAAGAAATGGCAGCCCTGGCCATGGAATACAACTGCCCGGTAGCCATATTCTCCCCTAACGACCTGGAAAAGATGAAACAGTTGAGCCGGGCCCTTAGGAATAAGGGAATAGAAGATATAGTACTGGATCCTGGTACGTTTGTCCAGGAAGGAATTGGTGACACTCTGGATAACTTCGTCATGATCCGTCGACTGGCAGTGGAAGAACGAGATGAAGACTTCCGCTTCCCCTTAATGGGAATACCTGCCCTGACCTGGATATACGAGAAAGATGAAGTTCAGGGAGGTATCCGGGAGGCAACCATCGCTGCCACCCTCATGAACAAATATGCGGACCTACTCATATTCCACGGAACCAACATATGGGAATTAATACCAGTCCTCACCCTAAGACAGGGCATATACACTGACCCACGGAAGCCACAGGCAGTGGATCCGGGATTATATGAGTTCGGTGAATTGGATAAAAACTCCCCGGTCCTCATGACCACCAACTTTGCCCTCACATTCTACACTGTGGAAGGAGATATCAAAGGCAAAGCCAATGCTTACCTCCTGGTACTGGACACTGAAGGAAGGGCAGTGGACGTTTCCCTGGCAGGTGGCCAGTTAAATGCAGAAGCAGTGGCTGACCTTATTAAAGAAACCGGTATCGAGGATAAGGTGGATACCCGCACCCTGATCATACCCGGTTTATCCGCTCCAGTAAGTGGAGAAATTGAGGATGAAAGTGGCTGGGAAGTACTGGTTGGTCCCCGAGACTCTTCCGGTGTGCCTGGATTCCTGGAAGAACTTAAAGAAAAATCCTAA
- a CDS encoding metallophosphoesterase, with translation MRERIIQISDVHFGEKNFSHDLKNNILNQIEGENPDLVIVSGDLTTNGYPHEYEEAAAFVDQLRSLTKTYVIPGNHDARNVGLLHYESMIGNRKFVHMDKDGEYAVIGLDSSEPDINDGQIGIDQMEWLKTQLEKIPEHMGKIVTFHHHLMPIPQTGRERNILLDSGDLMRLLTDKGVDLVLNGHKHVPNVWMVEKMVTLNSGTATTRKLRGQTRPCYNQLSFEDEDFVVNLVDTETGRKKQLANYSVKVENEEYVVCSTRHTPTGK, from the coding sequence ATGAGAGAGAGAATAATCCAAATTTCCGATGTTCATTTTGGGGAGAAAAACTTTTCCCACGATCTTAAAAACAATATTTTAAACCAGATTGAAGGTGAAAATCCGGATCTGGTAATAGTTTCCGGTGATCTTACCACCAACGGATATCCCCATGAATATGAGGAGGCCGCAGCCTTCGTTGACCAGTTGCGTTCCCTGACCAAGACCTACGTGATTCCCGGTAATCATGATGCCCGTAACGTGGGATTACTACACTACGAGAGCATGATTGGTAACCGGAAATTTGTTCACATGGACAAGGACGGGGAATACGCAGTAATTGGTCTGGACTCATCTGAACCAGATATCAACGATGGACAGATCGGTATAGACCAGATGGAATGGTTGAAAACCCAGCTGGAAAAAATTCCCGAACACATGGGTAAAATAGTAACCTTCCACCATCACCTGATGCCCATCCCCCAGACTGGAAGGGAAAGAAATATACTGTTGGATTCTGGGGATTTAATGAGATTATTAACCGACAAGGGTGTTGACCTGGTACTAAACGGCCATAAACATGTTCCCAATGTGTGGATGGTTGAAAAGATGGTCACCCTCAACTCGGGAACTGCCACCACCCGTAAGCTAAGGGGTCAAACCAGACCCTGCTACAACCAGCTATCCTTTGAAGATGAGGATTTCGTGGTGAACCTGGTGGATACAGAAACTGGTCGTAAAAAACAGCTGGCTAACTATTCAGTTAAGGTTGAAAATGAGGAGTACGTGGTCTGTTCTACTCGTCACACTCCCACGGGTAAATAA
- a CDS encoding metallophosphoesterase, with translation MAKKIIQLSDVHFGDITFSHQLKSNLLNQLEDANPDLLIFAGDITASGFQHEYEESLEFVDELKSLTKTHWVPGNHDARNVGLVHFQNMISPRKFVHTDKNSNFTIIGLDSAEADVSHGQIGRDQMDWLKDELAKIPEDRAKVVTFHHHIIPIPQTGRERNILLDSGDLMHVLTENGVDFVLNGHKHVPNVWMLNNMVVLNSGTATTGKLRGNMCASYNELEIKDGEVLVNMVKTETGSKKAMAHYSVEVRDESLLIQSYTHNSIHQV, from the coding sequence ATGGCTAAAAAAATAATTCAATTATCTGATGTGCATTTTGGTGACATTACCTTCTCCCACCAACTCAAATCCAATCTCTTAAATCAACTGGAGGATGCCAATCCGGATCTGTTAATATTTGCTGGAGATATCACTGCCAGTGGATTTCAACATGAATACGAGGAGTCCCTGGAATTCGTTGATGAATTAAAGTCATTAACCAAAACACACTGGGTCCCGGGAAACCACGATGCCCGTAACGTGGGACTGGTCCATTTCCAGAACATGATCAGCCCCCGGAAGTTTGTACACACCGATAAAAACTCCAACTTCACCATCATTGGACTGGATTCTGCTGAAGCTGATGTGAGCCACGGACAGATCGGACGCGACCAGATGGACTGGTTGAAAGATGAACTGGCCAAAATACCAGAGGACCGGGCTAAAGTTGTTACTTTCCACCACCATATTATCCCCATACCTCAAACTGGGAGAGAAAGGAATATTTTGCTCGATTCCGGGGATTTAATGCATGTTTTAACTGAAAATGGTGTTGATTTTGTGTTAAATGGTCATAAGCATGTCCCCAATGTGTGGATGCTTAACAACATGGTGGTCTTAAATTCAGGAACGGCCACCACTGGTAAACTGAGGGGTAACATGTGTGCCAGTTACAATGAACTGGAAATTAAGGATGGAGAAGTGTTGGTTAATATGGTTAAGACGGAAACTGGGAGTAAAAAAGCGATGGCACATTATTCCGTGGAAGTTCGTGATGAATCCCTCCTAATCCAATCTTATACTCACAACTCCATACATCAGGTATGA
- the cdhC gene encoding CO dehydrogenase/CO-methylating acetyl-CoA synthase complex subunit beta gives MFEDIPVDVSPMYEGERIRSANMFVELAGPKSLGAELVQVEENVEDGKIEVIGPELDAMQEGDIHPLGILIEIQGEHLEKELEGVIERRTHELCNYVKGFMHLNQRDAIWCRVSKEALAAGFKLEHLAKTLAILFKEEFPLIDSIAITILTEPAKVEEFVAKAKEEYQNRDARARELSDEDVDVFYGCVMCQSFAPTHVCVVTPDRTALCGAINWFDCRAAAKMDPDGPIFEVEKGDIIDDVKGEYSNVNSVVTERSQGTVERVFLHSVFEYPHTSCGCFEAVAFYIPELDGIGIVDRDFRGETPLGIPFSAMAGQCSGGKQVEGFTGLSLEYMRSPKFLQADGGYERVVWLPKEIKDSLEEYIPEDIKDKIPTEEDASSLKEIRSFLEEKGHPIMERMKTPEAEVPEEEITVEETPELGGEMEMEEMSMAPVAYAPELTVPSSGGVKIIFKNAKVYAEKVIIKKK, from the coding sequence ATGTTTGAAGATATACCTGTTGATGTAAGCCCCATGTACGAGGGGGAACGTATCAGATCAGCCAACATGTTCGTGGAACTGGCCGGACCCAAGTCTCTGGGTGCTGAACTGGTACAAGTTGAAGAAAACGTTGAAGATGGCAAAATAGAGGTCATAGGGCCTGAACTGGATGCCATGCAGGAAGGAGATATCCATCCCCTGGGGATCCTGATTGAAATCCAGGGAGAACACCTGGAAAAGGAGCTGGAAGGAGTAATTGAACGCCGAACCCATGAACTCTGCAACTACGTTAAGGGTTTCATGCACCTTAACCAGAGAGATGCCATATGGTGCCGGGTAAGTAAAGAAGCCCTGGCAGCAGGTTTCAAACTGGAACATCTGGCCAAAACATTGGCCATACTTTTTAAGGAAGAATTCCCCCTGATTGACTCGATTGCTATTACCATATTAACTGAACCTGCCAAAGTGGAAGAGTTCGTTGCCAAAGCAAAGGAAGAATACCAGAACAGGGATGCACGAGCCAGGGAACTGTCGGATGAAGATGTTGATGTTTTCTATGGCTGTGTGATGTGCCAATCATTTGCACCCACCCACGTATGTGTGGTTACCCCGGATAGAACTGCCCTCTGTGGGGCAATAAACTGGTTCGACTGCCGGGCAGCGGCAAAAATGGATCCAGATGGACCAATTTTCGAAGTTGAAAAAGGAGACATCATTGACGATGTTAAAGGGGAGTACAGTAATGTTAACTCCGTAGTAACTGAACGCTCCCAGGGAACAGTGGAAAGGGTATTTTTACACAGTGTATTTGAATATCCTCATACTTCCTGTGGTTGTTTTGAGGCAGTTGCCTTTTACATCCCGGAACTGGACGGTATAGGAATCGTTGACCGCGATTTCCGGGGAGAAACCCCACTGGGAATACCATTCTCGGCCATGGCCGGGCAGTGCTCTGGTGGTAAACAGGTGGAAGGATTCACCGGCCTCAGCCTGGAGTACATGCGCTCACCAAAGTTCTTACAGGCCGATGGAGGTTACGAAAGGGTAGTATGGTTACCTAAAGAGATAAAAGACTCCTTAGAAGAGTACATACCCGAGGATATCAAGGATAAAATTCCCACCGAGGAAGATGCTTCCAGCCTTAAGGAGATCCGCAGTTTCCTGGAAGAAAAGGGACACCCCATAATGGAGCGAATGAAAACTCCGGAAGCAGAAGTTCCTGAAGAAGAAATCACCGTGGAGGAAACTCCTGAACTAGGGGGTGAAATGGAAATGGAAGAAATGTCAATGGCACCAGTGGCCTATGCACCAGAACTGACTGTGCCCTCCTCAGGAGGGGTGAAAATAATCTTCAAAAACGCCAAGGTCTATGCCGAAAAGGTGATTATCAAGAAAAAATAG
- a CDS encoding NAD(P)/FAD-dependent oxidoreductase, with amino-acid sequence MKYDVVVVGARIGGSTASLFASKNGLDVLMIEKNQEIGTPVQCAEATSSSTFQTLEMEPSPKYVCSEIKGADVYAPDGTHGHLEGGYAEGFILERKIFDKHLAIESAKAGTDIMVKTRVKDLIRRDGKVCGVVATHMGHTLEIDADVVIAADGIESQIARKAGLKTQHTPGTLCSCAQYEMVGVDYDPHYLQFYFGRKIAPGGYVWVFPKGDGVANVGVGVRSDTKTAYSFLRKFTANMDATPVELNIGGVPVRGPVDKTYTDGLMVVGDAAGQVEPFTGGGIHVTAHCARIAGEMAVEAIENDDTSRGFLKNYQKLWKKEVGKDLKESLKYRKIMDQLSDEEMNILAKFLKDQDLESISKMSMLGFVREYPQFLKLLKEIL; translated from the coding sequence ATGAAGTATGATGTGGTGGTAGTGGGGGCACGTATCGGTGGATCCACGGCCTCGTTGTTTGCATCTAAAAATGGTTTGGATGTGTTAATGATTGAAAAAAATCAGGAAATTGGAACTCCAGTGCAGTGTGCCGAAGCCACCAGTTCCAGTACATTCCAAACCCTGGAAATGGAACCTTCCCCTAAATACGTTTGTTCAGAAATTAAAGGAGCAGATGTGTATGCCCCGGACGGTACCCACGGTCATCTGGAAGGGGGATATGCTGAAGGATTTATTTTAGAGAGAAAAATATTCGACAAGCACTTGGCCATTGAATCAGCCAAGGCAGGGACAGACATCATGGTCAAGACCCGGGTTAAGGATCTCATACGCCGGGACGGTAAGGTCTGTGGAGTGGTGGCCACCCATATGGGCCATACCCTGGAAATTGATGCAGATGTGGTTATTGCTGCCGATGGAATAGAATCCCAGATAGCCCGAAAGGCCGGGCTTAAAACCCAGCATACCCCGGGTACTCTCTGTTCCTGTGCGCAGTACGAAATGGTGGGTGTAGACTACGATCCCCACTATCTTCAATTCTATTTTGGGAGAAAAATAGCCCCGGGGGGCTATGTATGGGTCTTTCCCAAGGGTGATGGTGTGGCCAATGTAGGGGTGGGTGTTCGGAGCGATACAAAAACTGCCTACAGCTTTCTAAGAAAATTTACGGCCAATATGGATGCCACTCCCGTGGAACTCAACATAGGTGGAGTTCCAGTCCGAGGCCCGGTGGATAAAACCTATACTGATGGCCTGATGGTAGTTGGGGATGCTGCTGGCCAGGTAGAGCCTTTCACAGGGGGAGGAATCCATGTAACTGCTCACTGTGCACGTATTGCTGGTGAAATGGCGGTAGAAGCCATTGAAAATGATGATACCTCCCGTGGTTTCCTGAAAAACTATCAAAAGCTATGGAAAAAGGAAGTGGGGAAGGATCTTAAAGAATCTCTCAAGTATCGTAAAATAATGGATCAACTGAGTGATGAGGAAATGAATATCCTGGCCAAATTCCTGAAGGACCAGGACCTGGAATCCATTTCCAAAATGTCCATGCTTGGTTTTGTACGGGAATACCCTCAATTTTTAAAACTTTTAAAGGAGATACTATAG
- a CDS encoding methylated-DNA--[protein]-cysteine S-methyltransferase: MKGHPDNKPLENVWISIYPADDLVFAVGVSPRNQKIVKIFLPQTSREKILEQVTLEFPHFQLTEKYQPLLKRIVKIYQGDSLDFDQDMLDLSTEKSKNKAGTVPYDFDLKALEIVAEIPRGEVRTYKEVAESLGGRAWRAVGSAMARNPFPLVIPCHRVVRSDLNLGNYGGGVEMKKELLKKEGVKIEGLRVVRP, translated from the coding sequence ATGAAAGGACACCCTGATAACAAGCCCCTGGAAAATGTTTGGATATCAATTTATCCCGCAGATGATCTCGTTTTTGCAGTGGGAGTTTCTCCCCGGAACCAAAAAATAGTGAAAATATTTCTACCCCAGACCAGCCGGGAGAAGATCCTGGAACAGGTTACCCTGGAATTTCCCCACTTCCAGTTAACTGAAAAATACCAGCCCTTACTTAAAAGGATTGTTAAAATCTACCAGGGAGATTCCCTGGATTTTGACCAGGATATGCTGGACTTGTCCACTGAAAAATCAAAAAATAAGGCCGGAACGGTTCCCTATGACTTTGATCTTAAGGCACTGGAAATTGTTGCGGAAATCCCCCGGGGAGAAGTTAGAACCTACAAGGAGGTGGCAGAGTCCCTGGGTGGCCGGGCCTGGAGGGCGGTGGGGAGTGCAATGGCACGGAATCCTTTCCCACTGGTTATACCCTGCCATAGAGTGGTTAGATCTGATTTGAATCTGGGTAACTACGGTGGGGGAGTGGAAATGAAGAAGGAACTGTTAAAAAAAGAGGGTGTGAAGATAGAAGGTCTTCGTGTAGTGAGACCCTAA
- the cdhD gene encoding CO dehydrogenase/acetyl-CoA synthase subunit delta, with the protein MDKMSQLLKLLEKTDYIEINEFRMDFEELELQLMPAMQRVVQQAATKQAAVQETIKMMEAADFVPPIKDYPGEVAQVQLGAGTRKPVYLGGQQALYRFEEPQPNPPVVTFDVFDIPMPGLPRPIREHFSDVMEHPGDWAKKAVKDFGANMVTIHLIGTGPKVMDKTPRQAAEDIEEVLQAVDVPLVIGASGDPQKDPIILEAAAAAAEDERCLLASANLDLDYKRVAKAAVDYNHAVLSWAITDINMQKTLNKYLMKEGLTQKDIVMDPTTCALGYGIEFSIDVITRTRLAALKGDQDLQMPMSSGTTNAWGSREAWMKNDAWGPTDYRGPIWEIFTGLTMMLCGVDIFMMLHPLSVQILSEIGSTFTKDYLTSDVPDISNWIAELE; encoded by the coding sequence ATGGATAAAATGTCGCAACTTCTTAAACTACTGGAAAAAACAGACTATATAGAGATCAATGAATTTAGAATGGACTTTGAGGAACTGGAACTGCAACTAATGCCAGCCATGCAGAGAGTAGTGCAGCAGGCAGCAACCAAACAGGCTGCAGTTCAGGAAACCATCAAAATGATGGAAGCCGCTGATTTTGTTCCTCCAATTAAAGATTACCCCGGTGAAGTAGCCCAGGTGCAACTGGGTGCCGGAACCAGAAAACCAGTATATCTGGGAGGTCAACAGGCACTTTACCGCTTCGAAGAACCACAACCCAATCCTCCGGTGGTAACCTTTGATGTCTTTGACATCCCCATGCCCGGACTACCCCGTCCCATAAGGGAACACTTCTCCGATGTAATGGAACACCCCGGGGACTGGGCCAAGAAGGCAGTGAAGGACTTCGGAGCCAACATGGTCACCATACACCTCATTGGAACCGGACCCAAGGTCATGGATAAAACCCCACGACAGGCTGCCGAAGACATAGAAGAAGTCTTGCAGGCAGTGGACGTACCACTGGTTATAGGGGCATCGGGAGACCCACAGAAAGACCCCATAATACTGGAAGCTGCAGCCGCAGCCGCAGAGGACGAAAGGTGTCTACTGGCTTCCGCTAACCTGGACCTGGACTACAAAAGGGTGGCCAAGGCAGCAGTGGATTACAACCATGCCGTCTTAAGCTGGGCCATCACCGATATAAACATGCAAAAAACCCTCAACAAGTATCTCATGAAAGAGGGCTTAACGCAAAAGGACATTGTCATGGACCCCACCACCTGTGCCTTAGGTTACGGTATAGAATTCTCCATCGATGTCATCACCCGAACCAGACTGGCGGCACTCAAGGGAGACCAGGATCTGCAGATGCCCATGAGTTCTGGAACCACCAACGCCTGGGGATCCAGGGAAGCCTGGATGAAAAACGATGCCTGGGGTCCCACTGATTACCGGGGACCAATCTGGGAGATATTCACCGGGTTAACCATGATGCTCTGCGGAGTGGACATCTTCATGATGCTGCACCCCCTGTCAGTTCAGATTTTAAGCGAAATTGGCTCCACTTTTACCAAGGATTATCTCACCAGTGATGTGCCGGACATATCCAACTGGATAGCGGAGCTGGAATAA
- a CDS encoding 4Fe-4S dicluster domain-containing protein translates to MKTLMVIDSRRCSECQDCINACQNTHGVARAKKSSTVPVFCLQCHPDKAPCARICPTGAIYEEDGTLIVDEDSCIMCRLCMIACPVGMLVIDGEKKAVQKCTLCLDAEDQILPACVEACKDNVLKIFSVEDLDELKKDLSYTEVLNEAMKAYQNKL, encoded by the coding sequence ATGAAGACACTGATGGTAATTGATTCCCGTCGCTGCAGTGAGTGCCAGGACTGCATCAATGCCTGCCAAAACACCCATGGAGTAGCCAGAGCCAAGAAAAGCAGCACAGTACCAGTATTCTGTCTGCAATGTCACCCGGACAAGGCTCCCTGTGCCCGAATATGCCCCACCGGTGCCATCTATGAAGAAGATGGCACTTTAATCGTGGATGAGGACTCCTGTATCATGTGCCGCCTGTGCATGATCGCCTGTCCCGTGGGTATGCTGGTTATAGATGGAGAGAAAAAGGCAGTGCAGAAGTGCACACTGTGCCTGGATGCCGAAGATCAGATACTACCGGCCTGTGTAGAGGCCTGTAAGGATAATGTCCTCAAGATATTCTCGGTGGAAGACCTGGATGAACTTAAAAAGGATCTCTCCTACACCGAAGTACTTAACGAGGCCATGAAAGCCTACCAGAACAAGCTTTAA
- a CDS encoding AAA family ATPase, producing MIIAVSGKGGTGKTLVSSLLIKSLTNTGKDILAIDADPDSNLPEALGVDVHKTVGDVREELKEDTAKGRIPVGMNKWDILDYKIMESIIETPSFDLLVMGRPEGSGCYCAVNNMLRRIIENLSSNYDVIIIDTEAGLEHLSRRTTQNVDMMLVVTDKSKRGMLTAQRIGQLAEELEIKFQELYLVVNRVNPENEEEILKKARETGLDIAGVIFEDEEVTQYDIEGRPLVELPDESNTVKTVSGILSHIRK from the coding sequence GTGATCATAGCAGTAAGTGGAAAAGGTGGAACTGGGAAAACCCTGGTATCATCTCTCCTGATAAAATCCCTGACCAACACTGGAAAGGATATTCTGGCTATTGATGCCGACCCCGACAGCAATTTACCCGAAGCATTGGGGGTAGATGTCCACAAAACCGTGGGAGATGTTAGGGAAGAATTAAAAGAAGACACAGCCAAGGGCAGGATACCAGTAGGAATGAACAAGTGGGATATTTTGGACTACAAGATAATGGAGTCCATCATTGAAACCCCCAGTTTCGATCTCCTGGTTATGGGCCGACCCGAAGGCAGTGGATGTTACTGTGCAGTTAACAACATGCTCCGCAGAATAATCGAAAACCTATCATCCAATTATGATGTGATCATCATTGACACCGAGGCTGGCCTGGAACACCTGAGCCGCCGAACCACCCAGAACGTGGACATGATGCTGGTGGTCACTGATAAATCAAAAAGAGGAATGCTCACTGCACAACGAATTGGCCAACTGGCTGAGGAGCTGGAAATAAAATTCCAGGAGTTGTATCTGGTGGTAAACAGGGTGAATCCTGAAAATGAGGAAGAAATCCTGAAAAAAGCCAGGGAAACTGGTCTGGACATAGCAGGGGTAATCTTTGAGGATGAAGAGGTAACCCAGTATGATATTGAGGGAAGACCCCTGGTGGAACTTCCTGATGAATCAAATACTGTGAAAACAGTATCCGGGATATTATCCCACATTAGAAAGTAA
- a CDS encoding 4Fe-4S binding protein — translation MIISAEECGYCGACVAVCPYGTLELEGMRIIQGECKNCTKCLIVCPVGAIKEGNHEV, via the coding sequence ATGATAATCTCTGCAGAAGAATGTGGATATTGCGGAGCATGCGTAGCAGTCTGTCCCTACGGTACTCTGGAACTAGAGGGAATGAGGATCATTCAGGGGGAATGTAAAAACTGCACTAAATGTTTAATAGTATGCCCAGTGGGAGCAATTAAAGAGGGAAACCATGAAGTATGA